One genomic window of Pseudomonadales bacterium includes the following:
- a CDS encoding transglycosylase SLT domain-containing protein: MVLFCFPVHRCLAGLCLLFWLNITCAENTDDAEILSLDRQRANYALAKEALRSNDAFKFNQYKKKLQNYPLYQHLEYADLAINLRRAPIERIDAFLAENQDSPIADRLRYSWLKYQMKRDNWRLFLKYYQPTRSTTGLQCYYQLARYRNGEKSLALEAALKLWNVGKSQPKECDNIFAILVEQGYITEDIAWQRYSSAVLHHNYRLARYLERFFVTEARQKLAHNFYSIDRHPETVGNYQLLEEQTPEVSAVIAHGLRHLAHEDARKALVHWSHYQQTHTFDVATRTKVVNDLVKGLHQQDYKHVADGYLIDNRELVTTDLLEWRARRALFKLDWHDLLSWIGQMPPELQNENRWRYWKRRAEQEIDPLTQQGVDDQVLQELALTRSFYGFLAAEQLGNGYSMAYQPAIQEKSLIEELSKNSGVIRTRELLHHNDHFLARLEWQHTTRNFTEQQWIAAAHVTREWNWYNGTINSMIRAAFWDDIKLRFPLGFRDIFDRYAAESSVPAYLLLALARQESAMSHDVTSPAGAKGLMQLMPATARQTAQENGVEYRNSSELFKPELNIKLGSRYYLKMLKRFDYNRILATAAYNAGPNRVERWLQESAGKLPFDVWIENIPYQETRGYVQNVLAFSMIYAHQMDLNERMLSKAELERLL; the protein is encoded by the coding sequence ATGGTTCTTTTTTGCTTTCCCGTTCACCGTTGCCTGGCAGGGCTTTGTCTGCTCTTCTGGTTAAATATCACCTGCGCAGAGAATACCGATGACGCAGAAATACTGTCTCTCGACAGACAGCGGGCTAACTATGCTTTGGCAAAAGAAGCCCTGCGCAGTAATGATGCATTCAAGTTCAACCAATACAAAAAAAAGTTGCAGAATTACCCTCTTTATCAACACTTGGAATATGCGGACCTGGCGATTAACCTCAGGCGTGCACCAATTGAAAGAATCGATGCATTTCTCGCAGAAAACCAGGATTCCCCAATCGCCGACCGGCTTCGTTATAGCTGGTTGAAATATCAGATGAAGCGCGATAACTGGCGTCTCTTTCTGAAATACTACCAACCGACACGCAGCACTACTGGACTGCAGTGTTATTACCAGCTGGCCCGCTATCGCAACGGAGAAAAAAGCCTTGCTCTTGAAGCTGCGCTAAAACTCTGGAATGTGGGGAAATCACAACCGAAAGAGTGCGATAACATATTCGCCATTCTGGTAGAACAGGGCTATATCACCGAAGATATTGCCTGGCAGCGATATAGCTCTGCTGTTCTGCATCACAACTATCGACTGGCTCGTTATCTGGAGCGTTTTTTTGTCACGGAAGCACGACAAAAACTGGCCCACAACTTTTACTCCATTGACCGGCACCCGGAAACAGTTGGCAACTACCAGTTACTCGAAGAACAAACCCCAGAAGTCTCCGCTGTCATTGCTCACGGGCTCCGGCATTTGGCGCACGAAGATGCCCGTAAGGCTCTGGTTCACTGGAGCCACTACCAGCAAACGCATACGTTTGATGTGGCCACCCGAACAAAAGTGGTCAATGATCTGGTTAAAGGTCTGCATCAGCAGGATTACAAACATGTTGCTGACGGTTACCTGATTGATAACCGTGAACTTGTCACAACAGATCTATTGGAGTGGCGGGCTCGCAGAGCGCTGTTTAAGCTCGACTGGCATGACCTGCTCTCGTGGATTGGGCAGATGCCACCGGAACTTCAGAACGAAAACCGCTGGCGTTACTGGAAAAGGCGGGCAGAGCAGGAAATAGACCCGCTTACGCAACAAGGTGTTGACGATCAGGTGCTTCAGGAGCTCGCTCTGACCAGAAGTTTTTATGGCTTTCTTGCCGCCGAACAGCTCGGGAACGGTTACAGCATGGCTTATCAGCCCGCGATACAGGAAAAATCGCTGATTGAAGAACTGAGCAAGAACAGCGGTGTTATTCGCACAAGAGAGCTACTTCACCATAATGATCACTTCCTGGCGAGACTCGAATGGCAACACACTACCCGCAACTTTACTGAACAGCAATGGATTGCAGCGGCCCATGTCACGCGCGAATGGAACTGGTACAACGGCACTATTAACAGCATGATCAGAGCCGCATTCTGGGACGATATAAAGTTGAGATTCCCTCTGGGGTTTCGCGATATTTTTGACCGGTATGCCGCAGAAAGCAGCGTGCCTGCTTACCTGCTTTTGGCACTGGCACGACAGGAAAGCGCCATGTCGCATGATGTAACCTCACCAGCGGGTGCTAAAGGCCTTATGCAACTGATGCCTGCCACTGCCAGGCAAACTGCTCAGGAAAATGGTGTTGAGTACCGTAATAGTTCGGAACTCTTCAAGCCGGAGCTCAATATCAAATTGGGGAGTCGTTACTACCTGAAAATGCTCAAACGGTTTGATTACAATCGTATTCTGGCGACTGCTGCCTATAACGCTGGTCCTAACCGGGTTGAGCGCTGGCTGCAAGAATCGGCTGGCAAACTGCCTTTTGATGTATGGATAGAAAATATCCCATACCAGGAAACGAGGGGGTATGTGCAAAATGTGCTGGCCTTCTCCATGATTTACGCTCACCAAATGGATCTCAATGAACGCATGCTAAGTAAAGCTGAACTGGAACGGTTATTGTGA
- a CDS encoding universal stress protein — protein MSNYQHILVGLDLSEESRQVIDRVKKLFDLDNVKLSLIHVQEPMSFAYGGDIPMDLGEIQSQMEERAQQSLKSIGKELKVSEDNQHVIIGQPAAEMHRFAKEQDVDLIVVGTHGRHGFSLVLGSTANGVLHGCVCDVLAVRIK, from the coding sequence ATGTCAAACTACCAGCACATTCTTGTAGGCCTTGATCTCTCGGAAGAATCACGGCAAGTCATCGATCGGGTCAAAAAGTTGTTCGACCTGGATAACGTCAAACTGAGTCTGATCCATGTTCAGGAGCCTATGTCCTTTGCCTATGGTGGCGATATCCCTATGGATCTGGGGGAAATTCAGAGCCAGATGGAAGAGCGAGCACAACAGAGCCTGAAAAGCATTGGCAAGGAATTAAAAGTCAGTGAAGACAACCAACATGTGATCATCGGACAGCCCGCAGCAGAAATGCACCGTTTTGCCAAAGAGCAGGATGTTGACCTTATCGTGGTTGGCACCCATGGACGGCACGGCTTCAGTCTGGTTTTGGGCTCTACAGCCAACGGTGTCCTGCATGGCTGTGTCTGCGATGTACTGGCAGTAAGGATCAAGTAA
- a CDS encoding TIGR00730 family Rossman fold protein, whose protein sequence is MDETKVPEAWRVLRIQSELVDGIETLAKLGRAVTVFGGARFTETSPYYQEAQRLGELLGIEGVPVITGGGPGIMEGANKGCFSTATNTVGLNITLPREQTSNPYQDISLEFRYFFVRKFMFVKHAVGFAIFPGGYGTMDELFEALTLVQTAKVRPFPIVLIGKDYWKGLVEWIEGTMLAQGCIEASEKRLFTVVDDAAAAAKIFLRHVRMIKAQALAE, encoded by the coding sequence GTGGATGAAACCAAGGTGCCGGAAGCATGGCGTGTGCTTCGTATACAGTCGGAGTTGGTCGATGGAATTGAAACACTGGCCAAACTAGGCAGGGCTGTTACCGTTTTTGGTGGTGCCAGATTCACTGAAACTTCGCCTTATTATCAGGAGGCGCAGCGACTTGGGGAGTTGCTCGGTATTGAGGGTGTACCGGTTATCACCGGTGGCGGTCCGGGTATTATGGAGGGCGCCAATAAGGGCTGTTTTAGCACGGCTACCAACACCGTAGGATTGAATATTACGTTGCCGAGGGAGCAGACCAGCAATCCTTATCAGGATATCAGCCTGGAGTTCAGATACTTCTTTGTTCGCAAATTCATGTTTGTAAAGCACGCTGTCGGTTTTGCTATATTCCCTGGTGGTTATGGCACGATGGATGAGTTGTTTGAAGCGCTGACACTGGTGCAAACTGCTAAGGTCCGGCCATTCCCTATTGTGCTGATCGGTAAGGATTACTGGAAAGGGTTGGTGGAGTGGATTGAGGGAACCATGCTGGCGCAAGGCTGTATTGAAGCTTCAGAAAAGCGGCTGTTTACGGTGGTTGATGATGCCGCTGCGGCAGCAAAAATATTTCTCAGGCATGTGCGAATGATAAAGGCTCAGGCCCTTGCCGAGTAA
- the lexA gene encoding transcriptional repressor LexA — translation MDSVKLTNRQQQIYDLIKQHISDTGYPPTRAEIAAEFGFKSPNAAEEHLRALARKGVIEMVSGASRGIKLVAEEETGLPLIGRVAAGEPVLAIENIEDYLDIPQHLFHPKADYLLRVQGMSMKNIGIMDGDLLAVHKAQTAENGQVVVARIDDEVTVKRFQKGLKPYQITLLPENESLEPIHIDLREQAFAIEGLSVGVIRQH, via the coding sequence ATGGACTCCGTAAAACTGACCAATCGACAGCAGCAAATCTATGACTTGATCAAACAACATATTAGCGACACCGGCTACCCGCCTACTCGCGCCGAAATCGCCGCTGAATTCGGCTTCAAATCACCCAATGCTGCCGAAGAGCATCTCCGAGCCCTTGCCCGAAAAGGCGTTATCGAAATGGTTTCAGGTGCGTCTCGCGGTATCAAACTGGTAGCCGAAGAAGAAACCGGCCTGCCACTGATTGGCCGGGTAGCTGCCGGAGAGCCTGTTCTCGCCATTGAAAATATCGAGGATTATCTTGATATCCCCCAACACCTCTTCCATCCCAAAGCCGACTACCTATTGAGGGTTCAGGGAATGAGCATGAAAAATATCGGTATCATGGACGGTGATTTACTGGCGGTACACAAAGCACAAACTGCAGAAAATGGTCAGGTTGTTGTTGCCCGTATCGATGACGAAGTGACCGTGAAACGCTTCCAGAAAGGCCTCAAACCATATCAGATAACCCTCTTACCGGAAAATGAGTCTCTCGAACCCATTCACATTGACTTGAGGGAACAGGCTTTCGCCATTGAAGGTTTAAGTGTGGGCGTTATCAGACAACATTGA
- the topA gene encoding type I DNA topoisomerase produces MGKSLVIVESPAKAKTINKYLGKDYIVKSSVGHIRDLPTGASRKPVDPKSRAKAAAETRKLSPEQKIKHKAKKARQQLISRMGIDPEHGWKASYEILPGKEKVVAELKKLAKDADHIYLATDLDREGEAIAWHLREAIGGEHDRYKRVVFNEITKSAIRDAFDDPGELDENRVSAQQARRFLDRVVGFMVSPLLWAKVARGLSAGRVQSVAVKLLVEREREIRAFQPEEYWTLHADLETADEDKVRFEVKKYQGNAFRPTSKTETEKAVVDLNSARYQVTDRDDKPTSSKPSAPFITSTLQQAASTRMGFGVKKTMMLAQRLYEAGYITYMRTDSTSLSAEAVANCRDFIQSKYGSEYLPESPNSYGNKAGAQEAHEAIRPSNIDIAPTDLAGLDEDAKKLYRLIWQQFVACQMTPAQFTSTSVSVETAGYQLRVRGRVIRFDGFLKVLPAIRKKDDDAELPDLKVGDSLSLLGLVPQQHFTKPAARYSEASLVKELEKRGIGRPSTYAAIISTIQDRGYARVENRRFYAEKIGDIVTDRLSENFNDLMDYGFTATMEGYLDRIAEGELNWIDILDRFYRDFSARLEKAQSDTGMRANDPTETDIPCAQCGRPMMIRTGSTGVFLGCSGYNLPAKEQCKGTLNLVPGDEAVNVDEDDEAESRQLIHKHRCKICNTAMESYLIDENRKLHICGNNPDCSGFEVERGAFKLKGYEGPVIDCDKCGSEMQLKSGRFGKYFGCTSESCKNTRKLLRSGQPAPPKMDPVPMPELICDKVEDHYILRDGASGLFLAASQFPKHRETRAPQVSELLSHRDEIDPKYGYLMDAPTEDPDGEKTVVRFSRKTQEQYVQSEVEGKPTGWRAYFRDGAWQVEDNRKPAPKKSAGRK; encoded by the coding sequence ATGGGCAAATCATTAGTCATTGTTGAGTCGCCAGCGAAGGCGAAAACCATCAACAAATATCTGGGTAAAGACTACATCGTGAAGTCGAGTGTAGGACACATTCGCGATTTGCCGACGGGTGCCTCTCGAAAGCCGGTTGATCCCAAGTCGCGCGCCAAAGCAGCCGCTGAAACGCGGAAATTGTCTCCGGAACAGAAGATAAAGCACAAGGCAAAAAAAGCCCGACAACAGTTGATAAGCCGAATGGGGATTGATCCGGAGCATGGCTGGAAAGCCAGCTACGAGATTCTGCCGGGCAAGGAAAAAGTTGTTGCCGAACTGAAGAAACTGGCAAAAGATGCCGACCATATCTATCTCGCCACAGATTTGGACAGGGAAGGAGAGGCTATTGCTTGGCATTTGCGAGAAGCTATTGGTGGTGAGCATGATCGCTACAAGCGCGTTGTTTTCAATGAAATTACCAAATCGGCTATTCGTGATGCTTTTGACGATCCGGGTGAACTGGATGAAAACCGTGTCAGTGCACAGCAGGCTCGCCGGTTTCTCGACCGTGTTGTTGGTTTCATGGTTTCTCCATTGCTATGGGCAAAAGTTGCTCGCGGCCTGTCTGCGGGACGGGTTCAGTCTGTAGCGGTTAAATTACTGGTTGAACGAGAGAGAGAAATCCGAGCTTTTCAGCCGGAAGAATACTGGACATTGCATGCTGATCTGGAGACAGCGGACGAAGACAAAGTTCGTTTTGAGGTCAAGAAATATCAGGGCAATGCCTTTCGGCCCACAAGCAAAACTGAAACTGAGAAGGCCGTTGTTGATTTAAACAGTGCCCGTTATCAGGTGACAGACCGTGATGATAAGCCCACCAGTTCAAAACCGTCAGCACCTTTTATTACCTCTACTCTGCAGCAGGCTGCTAGCACCCGGATGGGCTTCGGGGTCAAGAAGACCATGATGTTGGCCCAGCGGTTATACGAGGCGGGTTATATAACCTACATGCGAACAGATTCAACCAGTTTGAGTGCCGAAGCGGTGGCCAACTGTCGCGACTTTATTCAGAGCAAATATGGCAGTGAATATCTGCCTGAATCGCCAAATTCCTATGGAAACAAGGCCGGGGCACAGGAGGCGCACGAAGCTATTCGCCCTTCGAATATCGATATAGCGCCAACTGATCTTGCAGGTCTTGATGAGGACGCAAAGAAACTGTACCGCTTGATCTGGCAGCAATTCGTTGCCTGCCAGATGACTCCCGCACAATTTACCAGCACCAGTGTTAGCGTTGAAACTGCGGGCTATCAATTGCGAGTAAGAGGCCGGGTAATCCGGTTTGACGGTTTTTTGAAGGTTTTACCTGCCATCAGGAAAAAGGATGATGACGCGGAACTGCCTGATTTGAAGGTGGGCGACAGCCTGTCATTGTTGGGGTTGGTGCCTCAACAGCATTTTACCAAGCCAGCAGCCCGCTACTCTGAAGCCTCTTTAGTAAAAGAGCTGGAAAAGCGTGGTATTGGTCGGCCATCAACTTATGCCGCGATAATTTCAACAATTCAGGACCGCGGTTATGCTCGCGTTGAAAACCGTCGATTTTATGCTGAAAAAATCGGTGATATTGTCACAGATCGCCTGTCAGAGAACTTTAATGATCTGATGGATTACGGTTTTACAGCAACGATGGAAGGGTACCTTGACCGAATAGCGGAGGGTGAGCTTAACTGGATTGATATTCTGGATCGCTTCTACAGGGATTTCAGCGCCAGGCTTGAAAAAGCTCAAAGTGATACAGGAATGCGGGCCAATGATCCGACAGAAACCGATATTCCCTGTGCGCAGTGCGGTAGGCCGATGATGATCCGCACCGGCAGCACCGGCGTGTTTTTAGGTTGCTCCGGTTACAATTTGCCTGCGAAGGAGCAATGTAAAGGCACATTGAATCTCGTTCCCGGTGACGAAGCGGTGAACGTGGATGAAGATGACGAAGCCGAGTCCAGACAGTTAATACACAAGCACCGCTGTAAAATTTGTAACACTGCAATGGAAAGCTATCTTATCGATGAGAATCGCAAGCTGCATATTTGTGGCAATAATCCTGACTGTAGCGGTTTTGAGGTTGAGCGGGGAGCGTTCAAACTTAAAGGTTATGAAGGCCCGGTCATTGATTGCGACAAATGCGGCAGCGAAATGCAGTTGAAGTCGGGCCGCTTTGGGAAATATTTCGGCTGCACCAGTGAAAGCTGTAAAAATACCAGAAAGTTATTAAGAAGTGGTCAGCCTGCGCCGCCGAAGATGGACCCGGTACCCATGCCGGAGTTAATTTGCGACAAAGTTGAAGATCACTACATTCTCAGAGATGGCGCTTCCGGCCTGTTTCTGGCTGCCAGCCAATTCCCCAAGCATCGTGAAACCCGCGCGCCGCAGGTGTCGGAGTTATTGTCACACCGTGACGAAATTGATCCAAAATACGGCTACCTGATGGATGCTCCCACTGAAGATCCGGATGGTGAAAAAACAGTCGTCCGTTTCAGTCGTAAAACACAGGAACAATATGTTCAGTCCGAGGTGGAGGGTAAGCCGACCGGTTGGCGAGCGTATTTTCGTGATGGTGCCTGGCAGGTAGAAGATAACCGCAAACCGGCACCAAAAAAAAGTGCAGGTAGAAAGTAA